One stretch of Wolbachia endosymbiont of Armadillidium arcangelii DNA includes these proteins:
- a CDS encoding phage tail sheath subtilisin-like domain-containing protein yields MTEQFLHGVNVIEVTSGAKVVRTAKSSVIGVIGTAPEADEQKFPLNKPVLIAGSLKEAVKLGKKGTLFSAVNGVFSQIGATVVVIRVEESDPKLKEEETLKNIIGGVDEETGEYQGIEAFLSSESIVHVAPRILIAPQFTHQLPEDGKNPVISALISIAEKLRSIIVADGPNTNDEEAIKWRKSIGSSRVYIVDPWIKVFEEEEKPASPFVAGLIAKVDSEQGFWHSPSNKEINGIVGTSRPIDFTLGNTNCRANHLNENEVTTIIHQNGYRLWGNRTCSNDSKWAFLSVRRTADLINDSLLRAHLWAVDRNITKTYIDDVIEGVNSYLANLKAQGAIISGKCYATPEFNTPANIASGKVYFDFEFTPPYPAEQITFRSWLVNNEIS; encoded by the coding sequence ATGACAGAGCAATTTTTACATGGTGTAAATGTTATTGAGGTAACCTCAGGGGCCAAGGTAGTACGCACAGCTAAATCATCAGTGATAGGAGTAATAGGTACTGCACCTGAAGCTGACGAGCAAAAATTTCCACTGAATAAGCCAGTACTGATAGCAGGAAGCTTAAAAGAAGCGGTAAAACTTGGCAAAAAGGGGACTCTTTTTTCAGCAGTAAATGGAGTATTTTCCCAAATTGGTGCAACAGTAGTAGTTATTCGAGTTGAAGAAAGTGATCCAAAATTAAAAGAAGAAGAGACGCTGAAGAATATAATTGGCGGTGTTGATGAGGAAACCGGAGAATATCAGGGAATTGAGGCATTTCTCAGCAGTGAAAGCATAGTTCATGTTGCGCCAAGAATATTAATTGCACCTCAGTTTACTCACCAACTACCAGAAGATGGCAAAAATCCAGTGATTTCAGCATTAATTTCTATAGCAGAAAAGCTAAGAAGCATAATAGTAGCAGATGGACCAAATACCAATGATGAAGAAGCAATAAAATGGCGAAAGAGCATCGGTAGCTCAAGAGTTTACATCGTTGATCCATGGATTAAGGTCTTTGAAGAGGAAGAAAAACCGGCAAGTCCTTTTGTAGCAGGTTTAATAGCTAAAGTAGATAGCGAGCAAGGATTTTGGCATTCACCTTCAAATAAAGAGATAAACGGTATTGTTGGAACGAGCAGGCCTATTGATTTTACGCTCGGTAATACAAATTGTAGAGCAAACCACTTAAATGAAAATGAAGTAACAACGATAATTCATCAAAATGGCTACAGACTTTGGGGAAATAGGACATGTTCAAACGATTCGAAATGGGCTTTTCTATCAGTGAGGCGTACTGCAGATTTAATTAACGATAGTTTACTTCGAGCTCATCTCTGGGCAGTTGATCGAAATATTACCAAAACTTATATAGATGATGTGATTGAGGGGGTGAATTCTTATTTGGCCAATTTAAAAGCACAAGGAGCTATTATCAGCGGAAAATGTTATGCAACACCCGAATTCAATACACCAGCAAATATTGCAAGCGGAAAAGTATATTTTGACTTCGAATTTACACCACCATATCCAGCTGAACAGATTACTTTTCGTTCATGGTTGGTGAATAATGAAATATCGTAA
- a CDS encoding phage major tail tube protein: MLPKILKNFNVFVDGRGYAGKIDEITLPKLTIKTEEYRAGGMDIPINIDIGMEKLEADFTFSEYDSELFRLFGLINGNSVSLTLRGGLQGSGSNDIEGVIINLRGIFKEFDFGSWKPAEKATLKCTVAAHYYKLTIGGNELIEIDAENMIRKINGVDQMALLQTVLGI; this comes from the coding sequence ATGCTACCAAAAATTTTAAAGAATTTTAATGTATTCGTAGATGGCCGGGGTTATGCAGGAAAAATAGATGAAATAACCTTGCCGAAGCTTACCATAAAAACAGAAGAATACCGAGCTGGTGGTATGGATATTCCAATAAATATTGATATAGGCATGGAAAAGCTAGAAGCAGATTTCACTTTTTCTGAGTATGATTCAGAGCTATTTAGACTTTTTGGGTTGATAAATGGAAATTCGGTATCTTTGACGCTAAGGGGCGGATTACAAGGCAGCGGAAGCAATGATATTGAAGGAGTAATTATCAACCTTAGGGGCATATTCAAAGAATTTGACTTTGGTAGCTGGAAACCTGCTGAAAAAGCAACGCTGAAGTGTACTGTAGCTGCCCATTACTATAAACTTACTATCGGTGGTAATGAGTTAATAGAAATCGATGCTGAAAATATGATTAGAAAGATAAATGGTGTTGATCAGATGGCATTACTTCAGACAGTGCTTGGAATATGA
- a CDS encoding phage tail assembly protein has product MQTITLNNPITVDGISVSELTVRRPKVRDYLAIERINGSDLNKEVTLTANLTSVAKEAIEELDIADYVKVQEVLKDFFSPIIQKT; this is encoded by the coding sequence ATGCAAACTATAACACTAAACAACCCAATAACAGTTGATGGTATTTCTGTCTCAGAACTTACCGTTAGACGTCCAAAAGTTAGAGACTATTTGGCAATAGAACGCATTAATGGTAGCGACCTAAATAAGGAAGTAACTTTGACTGCCAATTTGACATCAGTTGCAAAAGAAGCGATTGAAGAGTTAGATATTGCTGATTATGTGAAAGTGCAAGAGGTATTAAAGGATTTTTTTTCACCGATTATCCAAAAAACTTGA